Proteins encoded together in one Etheostoma cragini isolate CJK2018 chromosome 11, CSU_Ecrag_1.0, whole genome shotgun sequence window:
- the nyx gene encoding nyctalopin, whose protein sequence is MTVITFTVSVLCLLPPAVLARWSCVRACPPPCSCTQEKSCTVLCDRSGISELPKEFPCEASVINLDKNKLKFLSERAFGTLPSLKTLSLDHNNISFITPGAFKGLPNLVELRMAHNDYISYLHTRAFTGLKKLVRLDLSDCNLFNIPDRIFLEQTALKELLCFQNNFRRIPGAFRGMENLTHIYLERNRIEAVAYNSLLGLGSLKYLNLQENRINVIHDQSFQDLVRLENFYLNDNVLCDLPRHAFKGLVRLKMLNLGGNLLTNVSKTWFGDLVELEVLYLDRNQLVNIEEGTFENLTSLITLHLNSNNLTTLPFSVFRPVYFLGRLYLFRNPWECDCSLEWLKDWMDSYKLVRDIPCASPTSVAGLDLSEVVFAQVNGTCVDPGELNLTTVSSEIASTTENRFNSLISKLLQQELREEMGNGTESLRNATLPEEGQLSGGVSGRRAQARQSFFCFTAAWLILGLIGRSDANHSLSCT, encoded by the exons ATGACTGTCATCACTTTCACTG TCTCGGTGCTGTGCCTGCTGCCCCCGGCGGTGCTGGCCCGGTGGTCTTGTGTCCGGGCGTGTCCTCCGCCCTGCTCCTGCACCCAGGAGAAGAGCTGCACGGTGCTGTGCGACCGCTCCGGCATCTCGGAGCTGCCCAAAGAGTTCCCCTGCGAGGCGTCCGTCATCAACCTAGACAAGAACAAACTCAAGTTCCTGTCGGAGCGGGCCTTTGGCACGCTGCCCTCCCTCAAGACTCTCTCTCTGGACCACAACAACATCTCCTTCATCACCCCTGGGGCCTTCAAG GGCCTTCCCAACCTGGTGGAGCTGAGAATGGCGCACAACGACTACATCAGTTACCTCCACACGCGGGCTTTCACCGGGCTGAAGAAGCTGGTGCGCCTGGACCTGTCAGACTGTAACCTCTTCAACATCCCGGACCGCATCTTCCTGGAGCAAACCgcgctgaaggagctgctctgCTTCCAGAACAACTTCAGGAGGATCCCCGGGGCCTTCAGGGGCATGGAGAACCTGACACACATCTACCTGGAGAGGAACCGGATCGAGGCGGTGGCCTACAACTCCCTGCTGGGCCTGGGCAGTCTCAA GTACCTAAACCTCCAGGAGAACCGCATCAACGTGATCCATGACCAGTCCTTCCAGGACCTCGTGCGGCTGGAGAACTTCTACCTCAACGACAACGTGCTGTGTGATCTGCCGCGGCACGCCTTCAAGGGCCTCGTCCGCCTCAAGATGCTCAACCTCGGGGGAAACCTGTTGACCAACGTATCCAAGACCTGGTTTGGTGACCTGGTAGAGCTGGAGGTCCTGTACCTGGACAGGAACCAGCTGGTCAACATCGAGGAAGGCACATTTGAGAACCTGACCAGCCTCATCACCCTCCACCTGAACAGCAACAACCTCACCACCCTTCCCTTCTCCGTCTTCCGGCCCGTCTACTTCCTGGGCCGCCTGTACCTCTTCCGAAACCCCTGGGAGTGCGACTGCTCCCTGGAGTGGCTGAAGGACTGGATGGACAGCTACAAGCTGGTGCGGGACATCCCGTGCGCCTCGCCTACCTCCGTGGCGGGGCTGGACCTCAGCGAGGTGGTTTTCGCCCAGGTGAACGGCACGTGCGTGGACCCCGGGGAGCTGAACCTGACCACGGTGTCTTCGGAGATAGCCTCCACCACGGAAAACCGCTTCAACAGCCTCATTTCcaagctgctgcagcaggagcTCCGAGAGGAGATGGGGAATGGGACGGAGAGCCTCCGCAACGCGACGCTGCCCGAGGAGGGGCAGCTGTCTGGGGGGGTCTCGGGGCGGCGGGCCCAGGCACGCCAGTCGTTCTTCTGCTTCACTGCAGCGTGGCTCATCCTTGGTTTGATTGGCCGGTCAGATGCTAATCACAGTCTTTCTTGCACATGA